The Burkholderiales bacterium genome includes a window with the following:
- a CDS encoding cupin domain-containing protein, whose translation MKPPVLPALDPEQVPRQRGSGYPEPFRSRMGDRAKRRLGDELGLSRFGVNLVELPPGGQSALRHWHSLEDEFVWMLEGEVVLVTDAGEQVLRAGHCAGYPAGRRDAHHFVNRGTEVARYLEVGSRIDGDNAFYPDDDLMIGEDENGWFYAHKDGRRYPK comes from the coding sequence ATGAAGCCGCCGGTCCTCCCCGCACTCGATCCGGAACAGGTGCCGCGGCAGCGCGGATCCGGGTATCCGGAGCCGTTCCGCTCGCGGATGGGCGACCGCGCCAAGCGGAGACTCGGCGACGAACTGGGCCTCTCCCGTTTCGGCGTGAACCTGGTCGAACTCCCGCCCGGCGGCCAGTCGGCGCTGCGCCACTGGCATTCGCTCGAGGACGAATTCGTCTGGATGCTCGAAGGCGAGGTGGTCCTCGTGACCGACGCCGGCGAGCAGGTGCTGAGGGCGGGACATTGCGCCGGCTACCCGGCGGGACGGCGCGACGCGCACCACTTCGTCAATCGCGGCACGGAGGTCGCGCGCTACCTCGAAGTCGGCAGCCGGATCGACGGCGACAACGCGTTCTATCCCGACGACGATCTGATGATCGGCGAGGACGAGAACGGCTGGTTCTACGCGCACAAGGACGGCCGGCGCTACCCGAAGTGA